The window CCGGAAATCTGGCTGCGTAAGCGCATCACCAATCGCCAGTTGGCCGTTGCCAACGAACTGCCCGACGCCCTCGACCTGCTGGTGGTCTGTGTCGAATCCGGCATGGGTCTGGATCAGGCCATCGAACGCGTGCAGGACGAACTCAAGCTCTCCGGCCCCATCATCAGCTCGGAACTCAAGCTCCTGACCCTGGAACTCCGCGCCGGTAAGGCTCGTTCGGAAGCCCTGCGCGCCCTGTCCGACCGTGTTGGTCAGGACGATCTCTCCAGCCTGACCTCCCTGCTGGTTCAGGCGGATGTCTTCGGTATCAGTGTTGGCCGCACCCTGCGCGTCTACTCTGACTCCATGCGAACCAAGCGCTCCCAGCGGGCCGAGGAAAAGGCGGCAAAGCTGCCCGTTCTGTTGCTTCTTCCGCTGGTCGTTTTCATATTACCGTCCCTGTTTATCGCCATCATGGGCCCCTCGGTGATGATCTTCATCGATGTGTTCGGCCGGATGGGTCAATAGCTTCAAGGCCAAGGAGGAACGACATGAGTAAGTCCATCCATATCATCATAGCAATTCTGGGTATCTTGCTGCTCACCGGTTGTGCGACCAAGTCCAAGCAGCACGACCAGACATTTGAAGAATTTGCCTACGGCGAGGAAGGCCCCGTCAAGCTCTCTGCCGAACAGCATGAGCAAGTGGCCGACGGCTACCTGCGCCGCGGCAATGATGAGATGGCCTTTGTTCACATGAACAAGGCGCTGGAACTCGAACCTGAGAATCTGGACATCCGGGTCAAGAAGGGCGACCTCCTGGTGCGTAAGGGCCTCGACGAACAGGCGCTGGCCGAATTCATCAACGCCCTTGAAGCTGATCCCGACCACGCCATTGCCAACGGCAGCGCAGGTGCAGTCTACTTCCGCGCCGGCCTGTACAAGGAAGCCCGCCTCCACCTCGAAAAGTCCATCAAGCTTAACCCCATGCTGTGGAAGTCCCACAACTACCTCGGCATCCTCAATGACAAGGACGGCAACTACAAGGAAGCCGCCGACAACTTTGCCACCGCCATCGACCTGAACCAGAACGGCGACACCTCCGAGATTTACAACAACCTCGGTGTGGTTCACATCGCCCAGAAGCAATACGGTCTGGCCGTGGACGCCTTCCGCCGCGCACTCAAGAACGGCGGCGTCTCTGCCCGCACCTACAACAACCTCGGCCTGGCCCTTACCCGTCTGGGACGTCTGGAGGAAGCCCTCGAATCCTTCAAGTACGCAGGTGGCGAATCCAAGGCCAACAACAACCTCGGTTATGTACTCCTTTCCGACGACAAGCCCGACAAGGCGATTCCCTACTTCGAACGCGCCATCGAGCTGTCACCCAACTTCTACGTCATGGCTGCCGAAAATCTGAAGCGTGCCCGTCTGGCCGCCCGTTTCCAGCAGGCCTCCAACGTAGTCGACAACAACCAAGCCGGTTCCACCCCGAACCCGCTGCTTCGCCGCACTTTCCCCAAGGCGGAGCAGAACCCCGGTGGGCCTGCGGCATCTCCCGCGCCCGCAGGTCCGCCTTCCGGGGATATCCAGAAGATATCCCTGCCGCCGGTATCGGGGCATGACATAGAACAGAGCGTCACTTACGGGCTGCACGTCAGCTCCTGGCGCGACCATAAGTGGGCCTTCAATCACTGCGAACAGCTTCGCAAGCAGGGCTACACCACCTGGATCAATCAGGTAGACCTCAAGGACAAGGGCATCTGGTACCGCGTGCTGGTTGGCAAGTTCGCCTCCATCCGCGACGCCCAGCAGGCACGTCCCGACGTGCTCACGGTCCTCGACCTCGACAGAGCCGCTGTATACCAGCGCATCGCGCCCTCCCCGGACGGTTCTCACCTCTAGCGGAGACCACCCGTGAAGTCGCCCAACCCCTTCCTGAAACACAACGCCCTGGCAGGGCAGGCATCGCCTGCCCGCGCCGGGGCGTTTGCCGTGCAGCCAAACCTTCCCTTTTCCCGGAGAATTCCATATGTTTCTGGCATAAATAAGCTGATCTACACCGGTACATCCGGGAAGGAGCCATCTTTGCCGACCGAAGCCCAACGCTTCCGCGTCCTCGCCGTGGACTACGATGAGGACATGCTTACCCGCTATCGCGACGTCCTCTGCTATGAAGGCGAGGAGGCCGCGGAGTTGGAGGCGTTGTTCAATGACGATGCAAAGCTCCCCTCTCAGGAAGAGATCATGGCGGACATGAACCGCCCGGTGTTCGAGGTGACCACCTTCACCGATCCTGACCGCGCGCTCATGGAAGTGGGCCAGTCTCTGGCCGATAACGATCCGTTCGCCATCGCCCTCATCGACGTACACATGGCCGACGACGCCGCTGCCATGGTTGGCGTCGAGCTGGCCGAGGTCATCCGTTCCCTCGATTCCCACATGGAGATCGTCCTGCTCTCGTCCGAGGCCAGTGTTCCACTGAAAGAGATCAACAAGCGCATCATGCCGCCGGAGAAGCTGCTGTATATGCAGAAGCCCTTCCGCTCGGCAGAACTGAAGCAGATTGCCTCGTCACTGTGCTCCAAGCGCAACCTTGAGCACCGCCTCTATGAACTGAACGAGACCCTCGCCTCCAAGGTTGAAGCGCGCACCTCCGAACTCAACGCGGCCAACCGCCGCCTGCGCCTTGATATATCCAAACGCGCCGCAGTACTGCGCCAGTTGCAGGCCAGTGAACAGCGGTACCGCATGCTGTTCGAGAAGGACATCACCGGCAACTTCGCCTCGGACATCGATGGCCTCATCCTCGACTGCAACGTGGCCTTTGCCAACCTGTTCGGTTTTGAATCCCCTCAGGATGCACACGGAGCCGACATCTTCAA of the Pseudodesulfovibrio sp. zrk46 genome contains:
- a CDS encoding type II secretion system F family protein, whose protein sequence is MNPELFPYIAAALAFGSVLLAGYGIIGYIGGAGQSARLKERVSGTPAPSATGALFDDLRKKLGSVFENLGSKIGPKDEKEADKNRKALIQAGLRTHTAVKKFQGVKGILALLLAGGFLAARFLILTDLSMVLTMLGTVAMASVGVYGPEIWLRKRITNRQLAVANELPDALDLLVVCVESGMGLDQAIERVQDELKLSGPIISSELKLLTLELRAGKARSEALRALSDRVGQDDLSSLTSLLVQADVFGISVGRTLRVYSDSMRTKRSQRAEEKAAKLPVLLLLPLVVFILPSLFIAIMGPSVMIFIDVFGRMGQ
- a CDS encoding SPOR domain-containing protein gives rise to the protein MSKSIHIIIAILGILLLTGCATKSKQHDQTFEEFAYGEEGPVKLSAEQHEQVADGYLRRGNDEMAFVHMNKALELEPENLDIRVKKGDLLVRKGLDEQALAEFINALEADPDHAIANGSAGAVYFRAGLYKEARLHLEKSIKLNPMLWKSHNYLGILNDKDGNYKEAADNFATAIDLNQNGDTSEIYNNLGVVHIAQKQYGLAVDAFRRALKNGGVSARTYNNLGLALTRLGRLEEALESFKYAGGESKANNNLGYVLLSDDKPDKAIPYFERAIELSPNFYVMAAENLKRARLAARFQQASNVVDNNQAGSTPNPLLRRTFPKAEQNPGGPAASPAPAGPPSGDIQKISLPPVSGHDIEQSVTYGLHVSSWRDHKWAFNHCEQLRKQGYTTWINQVDLKDKGIWYRVLVGKFASIRDAQQARPDVLTVLDLDRAAVYQRIAPSPDGSHL